The proteins below come from a single Acinonyx jubatus isolate Ajub_Pintada_27869175 chromosome A1, VMU_Ajub_asm_v1.0, whole genome shotgun sequence genomic window:
- the MZT1 gene encoding mitotic-spindle organizing protein 1 gives MASSSGAGAAAAAANLNAVRETMDVLLEISRILNTGLDMETLSICVRLCEQGINPEALSSVIKELRKATEALKAAENATS, from the exons ATGGCGAGTAGCAGCGGtgccggggcggcggcggcggcggcgaatCTGAACGCGGTGAGGGAGACCATGGATG TTCTGTTGGAAATTTCAAGAATTTTGAATACTGGCTTAGATATGGAAACTCTGTCTATTTGTGTACGTCTTTGTGAACAAGGAATTAATCCAGAAGCTTTATCGTCGGTTATTAAGGAACTTCGCAAGGCCACTGAAGCACTAAAG GCTGCTGAAAATGCGACAAGCTGA